TGCTTCGGAAACGATTGGCTGAGCAGGAGGTACATTCCAAGGTGCCAGAGTCTAGGTAGAAAATATAGGTAGTACAATTGGGTTTAtcatttattgattatttaaacCGACTTATTAACCTGTCATGTGTTGACCTGTAACTGACCTTTTACATACTGTATctttatttcttattattattaatttgttaaagCTCACGCTTGCAACGTTTGTCACCAGCATTGCTAATGTACGCGGTGTTGGAATATGATTGTATAATGTAACATCATTGTGATTCACTTACAATTTCTGGTTGTTTAGTTGTTGCAGGCAATATTGTTGGCAATACAACAATAGGAGCTCTAAAGTCTGCACAAGTTTCCCTCCTTAAACTTTCAGACGTGACGTCAATTGCAGATGTACTCGTGTAAAACGTTTTGATTGGCTGATTGCCGTTATAATTGACACCTACAAAGTATGACGTGTATTCATTCAAGTAATATAATTCTTTTAGTTAGTTGGGGTGGGGAAGGGGTCAAGAGAAAGATCCAATTGCCTTTtagtgaaattattattattgtaatttctCTTTGCATCTAAAATGTCCATCAACGCAATTTAATACTCGACGACAATATCTTACCAGCTAAGCAACCGTCAAATGTATGTAAACCATCTAGTCCAAAACCAGTTAGATTACGTTCAAGTCCGCCGACGACGAACACGGAAGGAAAATCAAATTGAAAGTCACTAATTCCATCACTTGATAGGTCGTTATAGGTTGACTCTTTATTATCTACCTGAAAGCAAAACGACGTAACCAAGCATTATCGTAATTGATGGCTATTCCACCCTCATTTACATCGACAATTTCCATTTGGCAGtaattatcaaataataatttcattttgaagATTTCTCAAGTTGATGAGATGATCATGTCACGTTTAGTGAAGGTGGAATAACTCAACCGGCAATAATTATAACGTTTGCTtcaattatttgatttgattattaTGTTGATTGCAATTAAGTGGCacgttttctttcttttttaagcTTTTGTggttaatttcaaataaatcaCCTAATTTAGAAATGAACACAAGTTTATTTACCGTCATCATTAATCGGTTTCCATAGCGACGTAACGCAATTAAATGGCGATAGCCATCATTGTACGAACCAACAGCTTCTATTATATCTATAAATTGGAATTACGAGCAATAATGAGAAAGGTTAATCGATGATATAAATCGAATTTATTTcagattaaattaataataataataatgatgatgtaataataatattattactattgtatCTCCTAAAAAATTGTAGCttttatcttaaattatttCTCTAAAACGTTTCCATGACAGAACGATCTAATACTTACTTTCTCTGTATCCTAAGTTTATCTTGACCTTAATATGTCCATAGTCCGTGATGTACACAATGACGTATTCCTGGATAAGTGTGTATCTTGGACTACGTGCATAGGCCAAAACTCCTGACATACTCGTActaaatgatattaataaaacaTCAGTCTGTAGAGTAGCTAGGTCAGATGATGGAGTTAGTTTTGCTATGATGCCACTTGAATTATGGAAATGGGCTCCGACATCTGTCAAAAGATTGACATTAGTTATAGATGTATTGTGCTATTCCTTAGCAATGAAACACGTGTATTATTTTTCCTAACATTATTTGATAATAACGTTTCAAATGTGTTcatattattagtttatttatttttttttatttattcgacttctcactaactcagttagtgaaggatctggaccaacaggtggtaaacacctctaaaatggtccagtcccaatttgcacagtggctgtgtgtgacagtggctgtgtttgtgtggactagtacaccggggtaactccCTATGCCTTACTTTTATGTCTACGCTAAACGTTTAAGTTTTGTTTACCTTCAGCGCACTGATTTCCTGTATAAGATGTCTGTGTACAGTTACAATAAAAGTGATTCCATGTTTCAATACAAACCCCTCCATTAAAGCATGGTATAGGCGAACAGTGGTTCGTACATTTGTCAACAACACCTTTAGAGTAAACAGAGTATTTCACACAAGATAGTAAACAATATGTTGGAACTAAACTATAAAATCTGATAAGTGCATAactaaaatggaaaaaaaagatTGATTATAGGAGtgagaacaaaataaaatcgGTCTAAATCTAGTCTGTTTAgcgttttataaaaaaaatatcagttATCATTTTCTTTACTGGATAAAGATCTTTATTTAACGGCTATATAATAGATAGCCTTATTATATTAAAGAACTGCTCACCTTTTATACCACTTCCTTGCAATCTTATTGGTTGTCTGTTTATAACGAGCCCTCGAATACATCCCTTGAAATCAGCAATGTCGTTAGGCATCCCACCAATGTGAATGTTGACAAATTCGTACGGTGAAGAAGAAGAAGGTTGGGcttttaaagtaataataacaacacaaacataaCACTTATTTCGCCttgaaatatatatagtatgagttcaaatcacatttaaaataggcctaatgaaaAAGTTCTTTTAAgtacataattttaaaccaaaCATTTGTTGTAAGTAAATAGACCTGCATACCAATACCCTTCATAAACGGATCGCTATAGAATCGATCAAGAAGTCGTACTGGAGTAGTAGCTTTGGCTTTTTCACTTCCAACAACCAAGCTGATTTCCCCGTTAATTCTTTCAACTCGAACATCTACCCAATCACCGTTTGTAAATTCTCGCTCTAAAAGATACAAAGATAATcgatctttttaaaaatacagcAACACAAACAGTCACACTATTACAACTTTAACGAGAATATTTATGTTGTAggcgtaaagctctgtctacactatcagactatcaaagtgtgatgtgcccaaatatggtagtgatatgacatcagtatgtccatacatgggcacatcacatttttttgtcatataaagtttgatgaaaataatttattttaagtgAATTACCTGTACTTTTGAGCATAATGTTTCTAATAATTCGGTAAACATTCCAGGTAAGTTTTAGGACGCCATCACGAATCTCTAAAGTTACAAAATTACTTAAATTGTCTTCTGCGTGAAGAATGAACGCGTTTGAACTTAATGTACGGAAACCCACAACAAAACTTGATGTGAAGATATCGTTGTTTTGTAGATCAGAAGTGAGATAGGTATTGCCTTCAGGGAAGCTAACAATGTCATCATTGTAATCTGAAAAGTAATCTGTCTAGgttattataacaaaaatacaaacaaaaagaataatttcaaatcaataATTGAATAGACACTGTACAAGAAACTGATTAATAGGGGAACCCTCTTATGTGTAGTTAGAGTTCTTGTGTCTTGGTATACCAATCACAGGTTTCATGTTCGGTGGGGAAAGTCATTGTCTAGAGACTTCCCAGTTGCCAATGGTGTTAGACAAGGTGGATGTCTActttactttttaatatttatatggatGATTTAATTGTCAATCTCAGTATGTCTCGCAATGGATGCGAATTACATGGTATAAAACTAAACAACCTTAGTTACGCGGATGATATGGTACTTATTGCACCATCTGCCTCCGCCTTACAACATCTAATTCATATGTGTGAAAAATACTCATTAACGCATGATATATTGTATAACAAGAAAAAATCTGTATGTATGTTTTCTGTCCTACAGTCAGGAAATTGTCAAAGCTTCCCACTTTAAACTTATTTGAGTCGGAACTTGACTTTGTTAGAGTTTTTAATTACTTGGGTCACACTTTGACACCCGATTTGAAAGATGATACGGATATCAAACGACAGTACAGGTCATTGTGCATTAGAGCTAATACACTATGTAGAACTttctcaaaatgctctaaaaacataaagtgttttttgtttaaaacacaTTGTAGTAACTTATACTGTGCTTCTTTGTGGGCAAATTgtcataaaatgtattcatgaatTTGCTTTTCCTTCATCCAATCAACATAGTAGATGGATGAAGCTATTGTTCTAACCACGTGACTATGTAgcgtaggttttttttttaatatatctacaaatatatatattaattgtctaaccaaaaacgtcatttatctcatatactgtaatatttgtggcaaacagtacgtcggagaaacaaaaaacactctccgtatgagaatgacacaacatagatcagctatcaaaacattaaagcttgatcaacctgtagccgaacattttaattcagctggtcactcgattgcaaatttctgagttattgcaatagaccacgatgtcaaatggagcgacaaaactcgcaaagacaaagaaaaccactgggaattactaattaaaaccacaaaaccttttggacttaacattaggatactcccagatcggtaaaattattccattgactaccaaaatttaagtttcaatattaaccaccatttaagctgttttttagtctcattccaaaattgtttatatctctaccaagctaccttctttgttttccactcttattcagactccaccctggctccctttgttatatttcttttattcctgtccacccaggcagcacttgccagctttatactatgacgttatccaaaattccttcacttgcactgatgaagggctagtgttgctcgaaagctctgctaacttttctggctgtttactttatcgttttgatttagcttttcgctttttatttttgtatctccattgagatccagccactgatacccacagcattgtcatttttttcagtaatttgcctttggatttatatatatatatatatatatatatatgtatttgttatatttgcaataatgtacactaatttgttactgaactatggagaattttttttttccgaaataaaagatgaatgaatgaatgaatagcGCGCGTTTCAAATATgattaatgaataattaattcaaaCGCATGTGGGGCCACATTGAATACTACGTGAAGTTTCTAGAGAAATGAACTATAGACTACTATTAATAGCCATCGAATATACATGGATAACATGTATTCCGTTTCTAAAATGACTGGGAAGAGTTTAGGAAAAGGTAGATTGAGTACCGATTTCCAGCTGAATTAGTATTACAGACTTAAACATTCCGACAATGCAATCTCACCACACGGAATTGATTGATGCAAACATGTAAGCCTACTACGGATAGCAAGAACGGTTAATCCTTTCCTGAAATGATGCAAGCTGGTTAAAACCTTACTTCAAGGAGATATTTGAGAGCGATCATAG
This genomic stretch from Antedon mediterranea chromosome 11, ecAntMedi1.1, whole genome shotgun sequence harbors:
- the LOC140062079 gene encoding axotactin-like is translated as MVKLRTTRLLTDGDWHLITVEQSSNTVKFSVDFDNEILVMNEGETIKQYDGPFLLGGSLSNEVMDNPNVHGMTGCIGGLIINNRVEFLTNAYYAQPRIVRDDMVIGCKTMCQENLCKNGGICIEGFTSYECDCVNPATSGDHCEINYNDDIVSFPEGNTYLTSDLQNNDIFTSSFVVGFRTLSSNAFILHAEDNLSNFVTLEIRDGVLKLTWNVYRIIRNIMLKSTEREFTNGDWVDVRVERINGEISLVVGSEKAKATTPVRLLDRFYSDPFMKGIAQPSSSSPYEFVNIHIGGMPNDIADFKGCIRGLVINRQPIRLQGSGIKGVVDKCTNHCSPIPCFNGGVCIETWNHFYCNCTQTSYTGNQCAEDVGAHFHNSSGIIAKLTPSSDLATLQTDVLLISFSTSMSGVLAYARSPRYTLIQEYVIVYITDYGHIKVKINLGYRESKY